The Montipora capricornis isolate CH-2021 chromosome 3, ASM3666992v2, whole genome shotgun sequence genome includes the window CCCCGGCCATAAAGTGAAAAACCATGACTGTATTAGTACATCACTGACCTTTCAGCTTTTCTAAATAATCCCTGTTTTCCTCCatccaaagttttgtttttatttctatCTCCTCGTTATTTAggagacactgtaaagtgaaaaaaacatAGTGCTCTGAACACTTTTTCGACATCTTTTCAATTGGGGATGTCGAAAACACCCACGAACCCTgaatctgaaaagaaaaaaattaaggccAATCGCCCTCTTCAGCATGGAAAAAACGCCAGAATCCAGATTTCCCGtccaaaaagtaaaaataaagtaaagCAAAGCAACCAtgtttaacgtcgataactcgtaacagtaattcaactgacaaacatgaggtcgacggtgcgctcattttactcccccctcacCATCTGCGCTCCGTTTTAagagtatttaaagctacttaagctacactgaaaggaaagaagtcgaaacaaggatgcgataTCCGGGAATCGAAGtcaagacctcttgcaccaaggccgcgcactaaccgactgtgccatccttgctccttaagTATATCAATCGAATCATTTTGTTCCCCGAATGCTGTTTTTTATGTTGACGAAACAAATGCTATCACAGTCTAATATGGTTTTTTCACGATCGAGCTTTAACTATTTGTAAAACGGTCGGAATTGAATCTTATCACTCTACACAGAATTTTGAAATTCTATTCTGAGCAAAAAAGTCCGTGTAGcaagagagagggagagagagagaacgAAACCATCTCTCTCCAGTACCCTCTCATTTTCTTCCGCTTTGCCCTTCTGTTCCGTAAGGTTCTTCAGCAATTTATTCCCCGCCAAAGTAAATCAGCCGCTGAGACCTTGGACAATGAGTTACACTGTGGATACAACTAACGGAAGAACGGCTTGAAATAAATAGTTAACGCCCAAAAGTAAATAGCTCCTTGTGTAATGGTCTGCAAAGCCTATACCCTATCAAGTTCAGCATCATCCAGTCCTGTTAGGTCCAGCTCCTCAGCTTGCTCATCATCTTCCTCATCATCTTTAGTTGGTTTTTCAGTCTCAATTTCTTGAAATAATTAACATAAATGACTTCGATggaaagaatatatgaaatttcaATATACTTGAACTGCGGGGTATGTAAGTCTCATTGAAAGTGATCATCGCAATTATGAAGCAACTTGGGGACTGTTTACATGGAGACGGAGAGGGTGCGCGGCTAACCAGCGAGTTACCCTGCAAGAGCCAACTTTTCATACGTTTCTTTAGAAAGCTAATTGAAGCGTTTACATGCTAGACAGGGAAAGTCGTCTTCACGGGGCATCCTTCTAGGCCGGCTATCTTTTTGCCATGTAAACGGTTCGTACCGGGTGACCCCGGCTAACCGTGGTGCGGAGAAATTGCCATCCTCGGAAATTGTTTCGTCGTTATCACTTACCAGTGACATCTACTTAACGAAATGACAAATAAGGTGCAAAATAGTTTCCATAGACACTGAAAAGCGGCTGCTAGCGGAAGAaatgatataaaaaaaattaaactcagGCTACCCGCCGAAACGATTATTTTTGTCGGTCATCTTGTTTGTTGCGGTTAGTGGCCCACTCCCGCCTTCCCGCTTaggtgagtttcatgtaaaggcGGGCTACGTTTTAACCCTCCTAGCCGAGTAACTCGGTCAGCCGGGGCACCCTGCTTCCTCCATAAGAACAGGCCCTTCCTGAGCAGTTGGGaaagaagcctggaaaaaaaaacccaaaaaaaaacgcTCGAATGTGACACTTGAATTTCTTTCTGGCTTCTTTCGCATGTGCTTCACTCAGTAATGATCACTTTCATTGAGACCACAGATAACTTCGCATTTTTGAATGCACACAACGCAGGTTGACGAGCCCAACACCGAACAAGTACAATACTTGAGGTACTCGACTAGCGTCTTTTGGGCGATAATTTTAAAGAGAACAAGATCTTTTCTGAGTTCAGAAACGTACCTAAGATTACTTTGGTGCCTTGTGAATTTTACCACATTTACCGAAAATAGCCAAAGCACTTTATAATCTACTGAAATTGTCATGCACGGATTTCGCTGTGAATCGTTCCTTTCCCAGAAACTAAaaaccctgaaaaaaaaaaaaagatatattgcATCCAGTATGTACCTGTACATTCTTTTTCGGCAGTACTTTCCTCTCCTTTGCAAAGCGAAGGAACAAATATTGAAGTTCCATCTACTGTAACTTCACAAGCTCTGTTCACAGTCACATTTTCGGACACAACCATAGGGGTACTTTGCGCGGAATTAGTAGGTAAGTCCGTTGAGGGATCAATACCTAAAGCCTTGTTGATTGCATTCTGGAATGAATGCAGCTCTGATGTGATTTCCGGATTGTTAAGTTCATCAAGTTGTTGCTTCGCTCTTCGCCTCGCCGCCGTGAATGAAGGGGGATCTTGTTCTTCTTCAAGATCGATAGTCTGAAATTCGTCAATTGTCAGCTGACTTGAAGGCGTTTCGCGGAAATCTCCTAATCTTTTCCTGATGGTTGTGTCGCTGATTCGAACAGTCTTAACAACTTCACGCACGGTTCGACAGAAGCCATGTAACCTTGCGGAGACCAAAAGAGCTGACAAAAACAGAAGAATTACAAAAACAGGTTAGCAACCTAGACAATTATGCCATGCAAGGAATATAGCAAGTTACTCACGAAGTAAAAGTAAAAAGTCAGTCCAGTCTGTCGAGATAACCCTAACCTTAAAAAGCTAcctgtagcctgcgtagcaagcgttcctgttcgaaagAAGAGCTTCGAAGCGATTTTCTCGCAAACTGGCcacgcgaaagttggggcaagagactgagggaacgcttgcaagaagaccccctatttttgaaaaacgcctACCTTGTAATGATTGACTTGACACACGCcgattgacgtcttattaagAAATTAGCCAATAAGAGATCACCATGTTAACACATGATGACTTCCgtcaaaacaaaccgaggcaccgAGGAAACACCGAGCGATGAATACGgaatttgccagtgtgattttacagttaaatttgtaacggcagcttctcagccgggtacgactggttatgtttctttcgagaatttttttaaaccatcgaaaacaaaagaaacttaccgacaaattctagctgatatttgcagagcggttggaatagaagttgtcgaaaataacagccaattttcagaacatGTAAGCAATCCGTGtgctcgtaaaatacgaaatttagaaagataactcgtacagagttcgatgggtagtaaggCCGTTAAATGCAAAACTTCACCAAAggtgaccatgaaaccattcaagaggttttagtttaaaactagcgacgatttcagtgcgacttgctggctATTCCTTGGTGCAGAGTGCAGGCTGACGAGATGAATCGTTCTAAATCTCCTGggccgggttcctgaaaggtgtaataactctaatccagggataaatgtgctttattccaggcacatttatccctggagtAGAGTTATTatacctttcaggaaccggcccctggaaATTACGGGAAAACCtcctcgctagtttgataatccacaatacgtttttggtcaaatcgtcacgaaatGGTAGATgaaattagggttagggttaatccACCGATGGATGACTGGAACCCTTCGCGCGTTGGCAAATATGTAAAAATTTGTCAGGCGTACTTTCAAATGCTCGTTGGACGCTGGCTCAGGCCAGTAAAATATGAAATAGATATATTCCAACTCAAGGTCTACGCCTTCTTTTGGCTGCTCTCGAGGGCTACACACCATTACTAAAAGGAAAGTGAGCCAGGATCTTGCGTCAATCCAAGAATAAGAAGTGACATTACTACTCAGGGATGTCAATATCTCTTACCTGCTCCACAAAGGCCTGACGGTCGCCGACCATGATGGATCCAATCCCTTTTCATTCGGGACACAAGCCTTAGTGCTGTTACAGCAACCTCGTGCTCTTTCTCACCAAACTCTAATTTATGTGCAAAACGATGGATATAAAGACAAGGATCTGGTGCAAAAAAGATAAAACAGTCAAAAGCCCTTTTCAGCGTATGAAGCTGTACCAGTCGTTCATTGTACCGCACTTCAATTACTGCGCAGAAACATGGAACTTCTGCAGCAAGGGCGCAACTACTAAGTTGGAAAAACTCAATGAAAGAGCACTGAGATTTGTTTATAGAGATCATAGCTCGTCGTATGAAATGCTACTTAAACAATCTGGCTACCAAACGTTGTTAAATCAGAGATTGGCAAAGATACTGACTACTGTATACAAAGTAGTTAACAGGCAGTGTGTGTCAGAATCACTACGCGACCTAGCGGAACTaagaaaaagtaattataatcTTCGAGGAGACAAAATCTTGACATTACCAAAAGTAAATACTACTAAGTACGGACTTAAATCACTCAGATACGAAGGAGCCAACCTGTGGAATAAATTACCGAATGAATACAGAAAAGCGGACTCTTATAAACTGTTCAAGAAGCAGGTATTAGATACGGATTTGGCTGGCCGCTACATGTCGTAATCACATGctgatatattttaaaacatttcattttataaattttacactataacatttaataatcctagaaacattgtaaatagtatctCGTAATAGTATCTTGTAAATAgtatctttttatctttttcagcatttttatttatcatttttcattactttttcctttcattatcattattactattttattttgtgactATTCCTGTAAAGTAGCTGGTTAGCTAAGTGTTTGGTCACGTTAAtaaacttacttacttacttacttacttactgacCTATCCAATGAAGGCAATGTAATACACAAAAGGCGTTCTCACGGATGATCGCGGGCCTTTCGCGGGCCACGGTCGCGTATCCGATGTAAGATAACATTAATTAACCCTGAAAAATTAGGCAGCTTGTCTTTCAAGTTCTGTGGTTCAAGTTGTGTGTCAACGCCTTCAACGAAATTTTTAGTGTAAAgggacaggggcacccaacgtcaattttcggaaaatatctgttcggaagacgattcgagatctagaattttcggaacatttgttgtaaaattccttgcttgcctgcctttCCTAGGATTTTccaacatctaaaacatggtataattgcccatttttaacggatttttaccctaaaaaggtcacctagaattttcgggagcctttttctggctgaaatttttgaaaaggtaagttttgatccctataattttcggatcactgactttcagctagggaattcgaacagatgaaaaaattttaaGGGGTAAAATAtccctatatctaccgtttaaatactaaaatacgtttacagtgttatgtttaagtggttttgaactatattctcgttgggtgcccctaaaGGGACTACAGCGTGAGGCATTATTAACTGGTTGCAATCTTCACTATCAATATTACGGAGGCATCGAAAGGAAAACTCAGCCTCACAAAACAGTTTTTAGTTTGCCCTTAGTTTATTATGGCTCTTAGTGGCACACGCACACTTTACGACAACCAACATGAGTTTTACACCTTCATTCCCGGTTGACCAAAGCCAAATATGAATTATTTTGTTACAACGTACGTCTTACCTACAGCTGGCAGATTAATGTAAAGCTCTTGAGCTAGCTTCAAGTATGTTCTACCAAGTGTAAACACATCAACCTGACAAAACATGGATTAAGTCAAAGATGTTATAGAAACttaaaaactgaaatgaaagaGGGAGTCCCTCTTAATGTTTTTTTGCAGAAACGCAAGTATGATAGTCATGAAAGCCCACTTgcggtatattaaaattcattattatatggctctgtctcacaaggactgggaactaccaaattgacgaatttgattggctaaaatcgatattgaccgcggtctagattttcccatctagaccggtaatgttttgcggtgaaaagatgcaaactaaaatgcaaaaatattgagtattttcttctaccaatatttcttcatggaagtgccaaacagcatgatgacaaaagagaggatgacgagcaaactttgacagaattaagttcagctcatcgccactcatcgccgtttgcAAGCAATATGTCAGtaagtacaaaccagttacattaaacgaattaaattgttcttgtttgccatataataaacatcttattaaccgagcttggtcagtctgtatgggagaatcttgacctcggtcgtgtgtactcgcgccctcggtcaagattctcccatacagacctcctgctcggttaataagaactaagtcctaaacaaaaggcatcatgtAGATGATCTGGGGAAGAAATCATTATAAGGATTtgcatgagtttattccccagagccttgagcTGATGCCTTtttttaggactgaatttcaatatatcgaaagtgggctattataCACATTGTCACAGAGGTGTCCAGAGCATTTGCCTTCCACTGGTTCATCCCAGGTTGATCCCTGGACTCACTGGCAGTATAGCTCTACACAGGCAGTATAGCAGTATAGCTCTACACTGGCAGGCTATCCCAGCACTGCAGTTTTCTCTCcaactcaaaaaccaacattccaataatttaaattcaattgattttttttcccggtCAGTGCTAGTTATCAATAAATTTACACTGTATTTAAAGAAATACATCACCAATAGATTGCCGGTACATTGGGAGATGTCTGAAGACAACACAGACACatctaaccattggttaagcCAGAAACGTTACCCAGTTAGCTCACAGGTGAAACAGGAAACATCTGAGAACATTGTACCCAAACTGCATTTAAAGTCAAAAGCTAAACCCTTAAAAGGATAAGAATTGCATTAAATGTCACAACTAAACTGATGCTAAAGTAACAAAATAATGTAGTCAAAAAAGTATTTCCATTAGAACCACCTGGTACATTTTACCTGCAAAACATCACTGAAGTCAAGGAGCATGTCTACATGAAATGTCAAGGTAGAAAGCTGGACCAAACTGCTTACAATCTGCTTCataaataagttaaaatatAATAATCCCAGCTAAAACAACTGTATTGCATTGGTCCATAATGAAAACAGTAACTGCTGTTTGGGTTAGGTTCTTAAGCCTAGGTTCTCAAGCCTAGCTAATTTAAGAGATAATAAGCTATAGAAATGTTTGTATCATCTTCATCACCattttattatcatcatcattacttaATGATCACAAAAGAGTTTAACTCCCTTTCATGAAGATACGCGGGGTTCTCTCTGTTCTGCATACAAGATAAAGGCAAGCTGCTACCACATGATTGGTCCTTCTGCCTCTGGTAAGGCGTTTATTCACTGCTAACTTGTAGAAGTTATAAGCTGTATCAATGCAGTGCTGATTCATTTGCAACTGGTGCCCAACCATGTTTATCCTTCTCTTTCCTGTTAAAGAATAGAAATCCTCAAAGTTCAGAAACTCACTGGAAATGGAAGTTCAATACTCTTAACAGCTCACTCCTCAGGTAGAGAGCAGGTTTTTGGGGATTAAAAACAATTCAGCATTTCAACAAAGGCACAGAATAGATACCCTTACATATTGTGCTAACCCAAACCCTAACCCTCACTCATTCTGCCTTTAAGGCTTTTTTACGTTAGACAATGACAGTCCAATGAGTGCTGGTATGCAGTATACAGTTGTCACGTGAACCAAGGTTCACAGGACAGCTTCCATCTTATGTACAATCATGTATCCTGTAGCTGAAAAACATCAAATTGACATTCAATTCAACTCAATGATACACTGTATATCACAAGCAAACAGTTTTATTTACCATTCTCAAGAGTCACTGCCCTGGACTCTTGCCCAAGACCATGACGAAACCCAGATCCCAGTCCAACTCCTGCTTTGTTTCCTAGTCAAATTAACAAGAACTAACTTAAAAAGATTAAAATCAAACTTTTGCATAATTACTCTTGTTTATTCCAAGTGCTACTGCTGTAActttgacaaaaaaagaaacatgtctattttaacttgaattttcctacatgtacatgatggtctgccattactaactctaaaatcttgagagagctgcatcaaggagaaaatgacatcaaagactcacttGTTTATTAAAGAATGCAATGCACATGTACGTGGCTGAATTAATAATTATGTAGCAAGGGAGTTtagggctttcagacttttaaactagtGCTTTGCATACACAGTATAATAAGCTGCAGGCAGAAATTCTAAGCCAGTGAGTAAATGatatcacttttccctagattcaaccctctgaggtccaattgacCACTTTTTAATGTGATTAATGGTGGACAGTAAAGGCTAAAACTTACACTCacagtaaacagcctttggataaaatcaaagctcaaaattttgccagttaggtgttaagcaaacataagttttcaaaatctgaaggaaaaaaggaagtaatttttgatcatagtagcactttcaaACAAATTTGGAAAAGTTACTGCTTTGATTTTTAACAAGATGTAGAAAGCATCTACACTCTAAATTGAACTGGtcaacaataataatgttaCTTGCTCCTTTTCTTAGAGAatcattttattgtttatttagtacatgtatttatacTCTTATAATAATTATCCTGGATTTTAGTTTACTATTAAGTATCTAGCTTGACAAATGAAATTCTCTACTTTTAGGTTTTTAACTCATTCATCAAAAGAAATGATACATGTAGATTGTCGT containing:
- the LOC138043839 gene encoding transcription factor IIIB 90 kDa subunit-like isoform X3, whose translation is MSRVCSNCGGSDIDIDQARGDAVCMGCGSVLEDNIIVSEVQFQENSLGGASAIGQFVSAEGNKAGVGLGSGFRHGLGQESRAVTLENGKRRINMVGHQLQMNQHCIDTAYNFYKLAVNKRLTRGRRTNHVVAACLYLVCRTERTPHMLLDFSDVLQVDVFTLGRTYLKLAQELYINLPAVDPCLYIHRFAHKLEFGEKEHEVAVTALRLVSRMKRDWIHHGRRPSGLCGAALLVSARLHGFCRTVREVVKTVRISDTTIRKRLGDFRETPSSQLTIDEFQTIDLEEEQDPPSFTAARRRAKQQLDELNNPEITSELHSFQNAINKALGIDPSTDLPTNSAQSTPMVVSENVTVNRACEVTVDGTSIFVPSLCKGEESTAEKECTEIETEKPTKDDEEDDEQAEELDLTGLDDAELDRCLLNNEEIEIKTKLWMEENRDYLEKLKEKEEKEAREREDGSKQETKKKRKPYKKRMTTGPASSAGEAIEKMLVEKKISSKINYEVLRDLETSQTNKPSKPQQTSIIEPVLPPKQEFVTPLVPTRRGGRKRDSSAAALPSEAIKKSKLLHSQSPVKEEPLNRIADHEVVIESGPVEYEKNDERNPVVEEDDFDELGEEDEEPISAAHLMGHLYNTGVEEEYVEYEDYE